The DNA sequence TATCCAGTAGGCTGGCTTCATTTACTGGTGAGCTCTTTTGGTTACAGTTGGTTTGATAGTGCATGTGTGGGATTATAGCATCTGCTTTACATTCAAACTGATATAGACACTGTACTTTGTTCTATTCTATGTTTTTTGCAAGCGGTATTTTTGTCTAATAGCTTTTGCAGAACTACAGTCTATAAATGGACCAGTTAGCAACTATTTTTGGCAAGTGGAAGTTGAGTGGCCTTTATCTGCTCCCCTGTAGCATCACCTTTAATCCTTTATAGCTTTATTATTGTTTGTTTGCTTTAACTGATCTTAGAGCATCTTTAATAGAGTTTCCTAATAAAATTGTCAAACCATAacaaattattaaatatattatttttttattttctcttacaTCCATGTCATTCTTGAcaacatttattaaaattttgTTTCAATATTAAGCAACTTTAAGGCTGTGTTCCCGAATCTAGggtagaaaagaaaagaatagaaaATAACCAATTTTTCTTTCTCTCCCAATCTTTCCAAAAGTGGGAAGAATATTTTGGagacaaaaataaagaaaacttcTTCTCAAATCTGTagttttcttttcctttctttcaTAAAATTTGTTCAGGACAAGCTGAAGAAATATATTTtttacatttcttttcttttctctccaAAAAAAGTTTCTGGAACACAGCGTAAAGGTTACCCATGTGGTCCCtctatattaattttatatttagttCAATATAAAAGTGGGTTGAGTAATATACATTTTAGATGTTTTTTTATGACTTTTTGCTAATTTAGGATGTTGACAGGATTCTTTCCATGTGAAAACagtaaaagaaaaaaagaagcatgtttgatttattatttttttctgGTCAGACTAGATAAAGCCCATTTGAAATAAATGGATTTTTAAAAAAGGTACTTGGGCAATGATATTGAGGTTATGATGGGCCTCTAATAAATCTCTTGAAAATAATTTGTATTTGACAATAATTTGTACCCAGAGACTTGTTTCCTCTAGTGCCAGCCTCAGGTCCTTAACCTCAAAAGTTTTACCAAATAAAGCGGCTGTTTGAGTTTTTGTTTTTGAAACATCATTTAGTGGAGATTAAATTCAtgttatataaatattttaaaaaatttaattctAACTTCATGGTATTTAACTTGTGACTCGAATGACTATTGATGACCAGGTATCTTAAACTAATATTCTATCTAAATATTCATTTATATAACTTGAATTTGAGAGGAAAAAGTAAGAAAAATAGAAATTGTATATagattaataatatttttcatttttttcattctTATTCAAAGTTGACATTTCTAATTTTTAATTTGTTTTCaacatatttttttaatttgaaCCTATATTTATAACAAAGATCCAAATGTCGATTTTTAATTAACTAACCAATTAGGTAATTTTTACCTAAGTTTAAAATAGAGATCCAAATGTCGAATCTTAATTAACTAAACAATTTATTGAAACATAGTTTTTATCCGATTTAAACATAACTGTGTACTTATATATTAcaataataattaattttaattgatttcaGATATTTTTAGAACAGAGATCATAAATGAAAATTGTATTTCAATACTGCTGTCTGCTGTACTATTTGTACATTGCTACGAAGTTCTGTAGGTAAGTCAAAGTCAAACCATAcgtttctctctctctctcttataaTTGCAAGTTGCATTATTAATTCAAAGAAAAGTCAAACCAATATTTTAGAACCAACATTACCAGGAAATGCAAACATTTGACCTGGACAACATCATCCCCCAGGAACCATCCAACCCCTGTTtggttttctttttctttctttgacTTTTTTCACAACAAAACACATGAAGAAGAACTAGTTACCAAGATTCATACCAGTTCAGCTTGAATTTCACCAAGTTTGAATCTTTTTTGTATCTTTTGTCATCTCAGGTACTTTTTAATCTTGCCCTTTTGAAATCTTGAAgttttttaattgatttttttttactgTAAGTTATGTTGAAAGATAGAGAAAATTCAAGTGGTAGCAAGAATGAGTTTGTTTTTGGTGAAAATAATGGAAGCCCAGATGAAAAGATTGGATTTTTTGAAAAGGGTATTAATTTTCTTGGAAAATCAGATAAAGATTTTGAGGGGTCTCAGTTAAAACCCTTGAAAATTGGGGCTTCTGGCTCTCAAGAACTGACTCTTAGTTATCTTTGTGATAATTCCAAGTTGGGTTTTCTTGATAAAGAGATTTCGATGAATTGTGGTGAGAAAGTTAGTAGTAAAGGTAAAGAAATTGTTTCTGAGGATCAGAATCAAGGAAATGGAAGATGGGTTGAGAGAGATTTTTTACAACTGAGTAATGAGATTAGGGGGAGTTCTTCGAAAAGAGAGATTGAGAATGATGAAATTGATAGGGAAATTAGAGAAAAAAAGCCTAAGCTAGAAACTCTTAATCTGTCTTTAGGTTTGTCTGATGCATCACTGTCTTTGGCTGCATCGGATAATGAGAAAAATGTTGAGCCTCCTATTCGTCCAATGCCTAGTAGGAGTGTACAATCTTTAGCACCTTCGAATAATACACAAACCACATACTCCAATGATTTTAGTGCTAATTCAATGTCGTATTCGTATTCCCACCCGTTTTCGCACAACGCTAGTTGCTCGCTTACTCGGAACTCAACTGAGTATTATGAGAATTCAGTTGGTAGTCATAGGAGAGACTGTGACTATATATGGAATGCAGGTGAGGGAACAAATGGATCGGTTCATAGTCGCTTTAGGCCGGTTGGGGATGGAGTTGCACTAGCCAATCATGGTGGCAGTGTTTTGCAGTTGGTGCAAGGTAATAATCCAGTCAATAAGGATTCAACAAACGGTCTTCATAGGACAACAAGCTCTGACAACCAGTCATTTTTTCCATGGGAATTGCCTGCGAGGCCTCAGTTGGATACACAATCAAGTGATTCTAGAGGACAGGGATCTGATCAGATAAGAGGTTTAGAGAGTTCAGATGCAGGGAGAGGGCCGAAGCTTTCCAGACCTGAGAGGATTCTCCGTGAAATAGTATTGGAATCTATTCCTGTCATGGCACGGATAATTCAAGAACTTCCTGTTGAACTAGTCGAGTCCACCAAGGAATACTTGAAGAACCTAATCACTAATTCTGATAAGAGAGATGAACTGGTACGCCTTCAGAATAGGCTGGCAAGAAGATCTGACTTCAGCAAAGAAACTCTCTCAAAGTCCAACAAAAACCAACTTGAACTTTTGGTTTCTCTAAAGACAGGTCTCGAGAGCTTCTTATCCAGCAGACTTCGCCTTTCTACTACAGAATTGGTAGAAATTTTCATGCTAGAAAGATGTCGAAATGTGAACTGTAAGAGGGTATTGCCAGTTGAAGATTGTGAATGCAAGATTTGCTCAGGAAAGAAGGGTTTCTGCAGCGAGTGCATGTGCCCTGTGTGTTTCAAATTTGACTGTGCCAGTAACACTTGCAGTTGGGTAGGGTGTGATGTATGTTCCCATTGGTGCCATGCAGTCTGTGGTATTCGGATTAATCTCATAAAGCCTGGTCCTAGCTTGAAAGGTCGCCCTGGGACTACTGAGATGCAATTTCACTGTCTTGGTTGTGATCATAATTCTGAAATGTTTGGGTTTATTAAGGATGTCTTCACTTCATGTGCCAAACAATGGGGTCTAGAAACCTTAGTCAAAGAGCTTGAATGTGTTAGGAAGATCTTTAAAGGAAGTGAAGATTTTAAAGGTAAGGAGTTGCTTGTGAAGGTCGAGGAGATGCTATTTAAGCTCGAGAATAAGATAATATCTCCTTCAGATGCCTGTAGTTCCATCATTCAGTTCTTCACATGTAAGTGTATTTACAAGTTTTACTGCTTCTTTAGGTGtcaattttattatattttttaataacaAAACTTTTATAATCTGAGGCAATATCAGAATTCTTTGCAAGTATAGTTGCACCATCATTAGTAAATAGTAATTGAACAAAAAATTCCAACACTATGATTTTGGCACGTTCTCTTTCATTTCTTATGTTTTTGGTGTTTTTCCTTTTCAAGTAAGTGTTCTTTTTATTTTGTGGATTGTTGGTTTCCGCTGGTTGCTATCACAATATAGTTTGTAAATTACCGGTAATATATGCTTCCTGTTGAATCTGAAGATCTTATGCTGTTTTAAGTCCTAGAATCAGGGCGCCAGTACAACTGTACACCACCTCGAATGCAACGTGCAGTAGTGGTTTGGGTAAAATATCTGTCTTAAAGCCTTGTGTATATTACATGTGCAACTTAAGAAATGGTTATGTTCATCTTATTACTCACTGCAATAGGCGATCTTGGATTTTCATGTCAGAATTTTCTTGTGaataataaaaaaatcatttttaggTGTTTAATTTACCTTCGAGTACCCGTGTCGGACACTCGACACTCGGACATGGACACTCGGACTTAGACACTTATTTTAGGcaaaaatatgtatatttttcTAAAAGTTACCGAGTCCGATACTCGGACACGTGTCCATGTCGGACACTTCTAGCCGTGTCCGAGTAACATAGGCTAAACATTCTCACTTAAATTTTCACATGTAAACCATTACTTTAAATTATCTTTCAGGAATCTTAATGCATACAGTTTCAGTCTATTACTGCTTTTAATTGCTCATTACCAGTGTAACGTGAATTTGTAAATGGATTACATACCTATGCCTTTGTGGTTTGTACATTCTTAGGTTTTAGATATCTTGATTCTCAATTATGTAGCCATTTATTCTTATTTGATTTGTTTCGGAATTAATAGATGCAGAAGGTATGTCAGATATTCCTTCTTCGAGTATCCCAGCTAAGGACTTATTGTCCATTCAAAATGCCGTGAAAAAAGATCTAGCTCCACTGCCAAGATCTGACTCTATTCTTCCCAAATCCCCTTTCTACAACGGGGGATGCTCATTTGCAAAAAAGGACTTGTTGCCACACAATCTGCATCAGAACGACATTAATGCACCTCTGATTAGCAACAAAGTAATTGAAGATGAGTGGTCAGTAAAGTTGCCTAAAAAAGATGGCTTTGACAGCTTAGAAAGTGTTGTGCGGGTAAAGGATGCAGAAGCAAGAATGTTCCAGGATAAGGCTGATGAAGCAAGGAAAGAAGCAGAAGCATACAAAAGGATGGTTAGGACGAAGAATGAGAAGTTGGAAGAAGAATATGCGGAGAAGCTGGCTACATTGTGTTTACAGGAAACTGAGGAAAGGCTGAGGAAAAGACTGGAGAACCTAAAGGCTCTGGAAGATTCACATTGTGATTATTATAAGATGAAATTGAGAATGCAAACTGACATTGCTGGTCTATTGGAGAGGATGGAAAGCACGAAGCAGCAGTGGGTATAATCATTACCTTTTCGCTTCTTCTCTAGTAACAGCTGTCCACTGACATGATTAGTGTTGTAGTTCTTCCTAATTTTTGTGTTTTCATGATGTTGGATATTGTTTATCTAGAAATTTAAAACTAAATTGTTGTTCTGTTGGGAGTTTTTAGATTTTTAGTCGGTGTGGAACAAGCAATAAAAGATTTGTTTGGTGAAAATTTGTTGATGAGTGGCTACTGGCTAGGGCCTTCGCCTCTTCCACAATTTAAGGTCCTGAATCCTCATTTCTCCTTTATCTCCCCAGTATACTTTAAGGGCTGATGTCTGCTGGATTTTAAGTTGTTTTCTATGTGAATCCTGGTTATGCTGACAGCTGACACACTTATTATTAAGATTTTAGTGGTTTTGCCTTGCCGCACACGGTAAGTATGCGTCAACATTGTGGAATTATATTTGGGGATGATCCAGGGCAAGCGTATGTTTTAGCATAGCATACTGTGATATTCTTCCACAGTTCTGTAAAGTATAGGGTTTTTGTGTGAATGCATGGCGGCCCCATATTTTCACGTACAACAGTATTATTCTAGAATATGCTAAAACAAACGTTTGCGCTGAACCATCTGCGGCAGATGTATGAGGTGGATCTAACCCCACACTTATAGTCTATGGTACTAAAATATGTATGTGTAACATACTAGAAAAAATTAGCTTGGAATATATGCATGAAAAAAGTTCTTTTAATTGAAATATGTAACTAGGCTAGCAATGCAGTAGTGCACTGTATTTTTTTTACTTTCATTATTCATCACAAATCACAAGTCCTGGGCAAAGAAACTTATTTGCAGCACACATGTATTGTGGACATGTGGTGGAACAGGCACTGTGGATAGTTTATACCTAAGCTTTGAAGTTTGAACCCATTATTCAACATTGGGCCTGGATATTGGGCTTTGTGAGCTTCAAAAGTGGTATAACATGAAAATGTATCTGGGCAACTTTTCCCAATTCTATAACTGAAACTTTGTTTGTTTTTTCTAAAAAAAACTGACCTATGATTTTTATACCAATCTTTCAATATAAAATCCAATCACCAATTAATTGAACTAGATTTACTGAAATTATTAAGTTTGAATGGATTGACATAGAGTTGCCAGGGAAAATACCAGTGAATTTGTACCAAATaatgaacaaaattcaagaaagcAATGTATTTAAAAGTCTAACCATGCCTTTCAAGAACAGACATGAAGAAGACAATTGATGTATATTTATCCATATATTGTTTTCAAATTTTAGAAATGGTATAATTATTAGTCAGAAAAAACAATTGTAAGGAGTGATATGAAATGGAATGTCTTGATCAATCAAGTTGTAGAAATTAGAAAGAAGAGGAAAGCTCTGAAAAAAATGCCAACCTGCCAGCCACTACATAACTGTAATCATGTCTCATCTCCATTGTTTCTAATAAAAACACAAAATTATAAATACAAGTAATGATAGCCGTAATAATAATAGAAATTAATGAAAGTTAAAAGTGTTCAAATAAGTTGGGACCAGGCATACCGCATATGCACATATTTGAATTTTGCTTGATTAATTTTAGCAATATGAGTCatgattataaattttaaaatccaaattagTCGATTTAGGtactaatttattattgatcgaataatttttaaaaagttaaataattttttgataatttttaaaaatcgaCCAATTCACGTCACAGAAAGAGCTAAGTTGAGTGAAATTTGTtctaacaaataaaatttgtcaTGGTATGGTTTAGGTTTTCAACACTTTAAAGGAAAAGTAGATGTATTTTCAAGTTGCATAGGCTACTTGTAAAAAGTAAGGTGGAATCGCACGGTTTATTCCGTGTTGTCTCTTCTGTCATTTGTCAATTGTCACCTTTTATTATCACGACCACCAAgtacaatttatttatttttcacaATATATTGTGTGTTCTAAAAATCGCCCGATTAATCGATTAACCGGAATTTGGACGGATCCTGTTTCGATTAATTAAAAATCGGGTTAAAGTgcgtttttttaaaaaatcggtcAAAAATCGGCTGATTCGGTCAAAAATCGGTTAGTTCGGGTCAAAAATTGGTCAGTTCGGTCAAATGAcgaaaattaataaaaaaaatgatacatgatattattattgtaaaatttatgaaaggttaatgaaatttaaatagaattatattattgtttaattaataaaattatttctGATTAATTCTCCGATTAATCGATCCGATTAATCATTAAAAAGTACCTCCACCGAACAATGCCGATTTTTTATTTTTGGAACACTATTAATATGTAGTTTTATAAATGCGTTGTTAATTAAACTATTCCAAATATAAAAAATAAGCATCCATTTAGGACTTAGGAGTGTAGTGTGTAGATGTTGAAGCCTTGACGAAAACTCGACATTAGAATATATTGTCTTGGCCGTTTTATTCTTTAAACCGGTATAGTTTTTCAAAAGAGGGTAATATTTAACGGAATTAATATAATTGAATTTTGTTGATCAAGTGTAAATAAAAAGGCAAAAAGTTTTGTATTATTCAAaggaaaatattatttttagatTTGTTTTTCAGTTTTCATAGCAAATATGTGATAAAAAGATAAAATTGTCACATGAAttacataaacaattcttgaaaaaaattaatGCGTGGATAATTTGGTGGCcgtttgaaaattttaaattaaaaaacatatgatttaaaattaataaccaacttaaaagtgataagtagataaatacttataagttatgtaagtgtttggttaattttacttataagtcagaattttgttaaacttaaatgaactaaaataaataatttttaaatattattatcttaattcatgacttttacattaacttaacatttaaaaaactaaaattaataaaaaagtgaaaatttaaaataaattgagaaaaagtacgtcattCACAACATTGAACGTATTAACTTATAAGTTTTAAATTCGATTTATAAATTGGGTCGACAAACCCTCTTCGATAAATATTTACGACTTATAAGTTAATAAACCCCTTATAAGGGGATGGCCAAACAGGCCCTTGATCTTTTCACTAGGTCcggaaataaaaaaaaaacaagaTCTTAAAATAACATATTCCTGTGTAAAATTAAAATGACTTAATTGCATGATTATGTATAGAAATGTTTAGATATAATTTggacaaataaaaataaaatcagaTATACGTAGGAGAAAATGCCAAATGATTTTGTATTGTTCTAGAACCCGAGAGGCGGAGACTTGTATACGTAGACTAGTATAGGCTTCACGAGTCTCTTTTGTAGTCTATCAACTTGCATTTACAGCCTTTTTTTATTCTCAAAACAAATgctaataatttttaaaaaaataagatAAAAATTGAAGGTGCCATGGTGGCATGCCTATCCATTGATACTAGTATATATCACTATATCTGAACAAATTCCTCGGCTAATCCAAAGTGGCTGGGGACCAAAATACTTTTGGTACATGTTCTACGTACTTGCTTCCCCACAGAACCTGAGGTACTCCTCCATTCTTCACAAGGAAAATCCTTCTGTATCATATTAACGGAAACGAGAATGAGATTCAAGTATAATTtgaattttcaaaattatttgtTAGTCTATTATTTGTGTTGAAATTCAGTGATCCAAACATCTTAACATCACCGATTTATGCTCCGTTTAGGAGTGCTATTAAAAAATTGTTGTATAGTGGGGAAAAAGTGTTGTCAAACAAAATTAGATGtatgtttggtaatttttttaatttatgcatattttgagatataatatataaaaataatattttttagaaggtttgatggtgaaactaATAGTTACTTGCTGAAAACAGCTTTTTCCAAAAGTATAGAGGCATGCTTTTTGTAACAATAACTTTTAGACCAAAAGCGATTATCAAACAGCATCTTTTAGAATTTATCAAACATTTTTTTGCCAGATTTTTTCAGCAAAAAATTGTTGTAATTATCTGCAACGGCAATACCAGACGGCAACAGCAATATCAGACGGAGTTATGATAATAATCGCGCATAATCGGATTTTACTTATTTTTCAACATAGTGGAAATTACTGTTTTACAGCGAGATAAAAGTAGTACCGGAGAAGGCAACACAGCTTTAAATAGGAAGGGAAGGTACAGTACAGAATTTAGGTGAATGCTTTTATAGGGATGGTTAATGTTTCCAAGACTGACCGTCTGTGCCTGTTGTTTAAGATTTTGCAGTCAAGTCCGGTGCTTCAATTTAGACGTAACTCTTTCTTTTTTTAACAATAGTTTTCTTATTTTCTAGTCAAATTTTTTACAACGGCTAGCTATGCTACGCAGCAACTAGGATAACCGAAACTAACTCGAAAAAATCGAAAAAAATTAATATACCTATATACCCAGTTTATCATACTTAAAacgggatatatatatatataaattatgtcCCTGTTTCCAATAATACGAAATTTATTGTCTTTAAGACCCAACTTAATGCACTTGAACTGTAAAATAAACTAGATTATGATTATGTACAGCATTTCTCGATAAAAATTGATACCACCGAATGTATTGCAAAAGTATTATGGTTTATAAAGTGTACCCACTTTGGCACTTTCTAACCCAAAAGTTGCGTATATAATCATAGTTTCACTCCAAGATGATTTAAGCTTTATTATCTACGTATTTTTTTTTATTACGGTTTATTGGTTGTTGTTCATGATTAGTTGGTAGTACACTAAGTCAACCATTTTGTATTTATTTCATAATTACTAGACACGATAATTTTGAACACGTCACGAAAATTtaatatttgtatatatatttttagtATACGACACaaaagtacacgaacacgaaagtataCGATCGAGATTTAGTGTCGATTTTGTGTTTAACCCTCGAGTACAGGACACGACATGAAGTATACGgcataaataaatattttaattaaatttaattatatttatactctttattaataagcgaaaccatgtataatttggtgctaaaaATACCAAAGTAATaaagtaccaaattttggtacttacctgacataagttgacttctattttcaataaattttgttTTTTAATACAAATCGACTTCtattctttgtaaattttattttctttttagttAGTATTCATCCAATTGtctatttaatttataaaataaaaaaaaaatgatttgtaaattatattaaaaaattattaagttatgttaaattaagtaaaataacttatatttattttaaattttagaaaaactacaaactacaaagtaaactactaacacgaattgacttatattcgctgtaaactttatttatttagaaattatattaaaaaatatttaagttatgttaaattaagtaaaataacatatatttacttttattttaaaaaactatcaactacaaagtaaactattaacacgaattgactttTATTCTCGTTAAACTTTATTTTCTatagtattattttaaaaataattaagtaatagcaaattactttagtaacatttattaacttttaaactgaaaattattgatttaacgatTGTACTTGTTACTGTCAATCACAAtgtttatttacttttaattaaaaaacatattttaacagtaacaaatttatggactgtatttagattatattaagtaatattaaattaagtttattaacatctatttacttttaatttgtaaattattttgtatcgataattaagtaatattaaataaactatgttgaaaaggctaattataagataattatcaaattatataatttaatattaaattatctaaataacatatatttggttcataagatagagATACAATTCGTTTTACAAAAATAAGACTAATATGTTATATttctatatcaagtaaaacagtgcaaaattagaattatagtgaaaaatttcataactgattcgATTCAACCACATAACTACTTTTTGcaagtaccaatttaatattgataatttgatattaatatattaattttaatttgtgTTTCGCACGGATTATGAATAAAtctctacaaatattaatttGGTATTTTTAATATCGGGCTTGTGTTTAGCACGGgttatcaactatctatactaaTATGGAAACCATGTTTTGATCCTAAATCTTGGTACTTACTAGAAAATTAtataactatttttaaaattttaagtaataaaatctcaactaacaaaaattaacttatattatttgtaaattttattttccttcaatttttatttgttgttCAACATTCAAGCGTCCgtttactttaaaataatcatattagtaagttaacatgtcagatttatataagtaaataattagaTGCATGCATAACTCGAACTATACGGTGAAATTTTAGAGTTACATTTAACTTCGATTTTTTTAACTATATATTTTAACAGCATTTTATATAGGGTGAAATTTTAGAGTTACATTTAACTTCGATTTTTTTAACTACACATTTTAACAggattttatatattatatttagatctgTATTTTGCACGAATTATGAGTTTCAGTTTTATGCAATTAATAATGTGATTCTGTTATTTTTAATTTCGAGCATGGGTTACCAACTAGTCTCCTTCTATATATTAAAGGGAAACTAATGGCAAATTGAGCCTTTTTAATGGTTTTGAAATTACGAATTTACCCTTATGTTTTCAAAAATTACACAAATGACACTCTTATATAGTTTAAGCTAAAATTAAGAAGAAATTGTGTTTACACCAAGATTCGAACCTCTTACCATCTATCGTCAAATTACATGTCAGTACCACAAATTACATGTCACTGCCACTGTGCTACATATCACATTGAGTCTTAATTACAAATCTTATTAGATAAACCACATCATCTCTTTCTAACATAATTTTTTTCTATTATTTAaacttttgagtaaataaaatattgctttatattatttatgtaaCTCTGTTTTTTAGTTTCCGTATAATTGTATCTCCTCCGATATATTAAAAAAGGACTACAGGAAAATTGAAACATTTTAATGGAAGTAAAATTATAATTTTGCattttatgtttaaaatttttaaaaatgtcATTTCTCACGcaatttttgttaaaaataagTATCGAATCccaaactttctactcaaaaatTTCATATCACTACCATTTTGCTACATAACTTCTTGagtttatttaaattttttattagatAAGTCACATCCTctcttttttattaatttaatttttgagtaaataaaatgttGATTTATATTAT is a window from the Apium graveolens cultivar Ventura chromosome 1, ASM990537v1, whole genome shotgun sequence genome containing:
- the LOC141678970 gene encoding protein OBERON 3 → MLKDRENSSGSKNEFVFGENNGSPDEKIGFFEKGINFLGKSDKDFEGSQLKPLKIGASGSQELTLSYLCDNSKLGFLDKEISMNCGEKVSSKGKEIVSEDQNQGNGRWVERDFLQLSNEIRGSSSKREIENDEIDREIREKKPKLETLNLSLGLSDASLSLAASDNEKNVEPPIRPMPSRSVQSLAPSNNTQTTYSNDFSANSMSYSYSHPFSHNASCSLTRNSTEYYENSVGSHRRDCDYIWNAGEGTNGSVHSRFRPVGDGVALANHGGSVLQLVQGNNPVNKDSTNGLHRTTSSDNQSFFPWELPARPQLDTQSSDSRGQGSDQIRGLESSDAGRGPKLSRPERILREIVLESIPVMARIIQELPVELVESTKEYLKNLITNSDKRDELVRLQNRLARRSDFSKETLSKSNKNQLELLVSLKTGLESFLSSRLRLSTTELVEIFMLERCRNVNCKRVLPVEDCECKICSGKKGFCSECMCPVCFKFDCASNTCSWVGCDVCSHWCHAVCGIRINLIKPGPSLKGRPGTTEMQFHCLGCDHNSEMFGFIKDVFTSCAKQWGLETLVKELECVRKIFKGSEDFKGKELLVKVEEMLFKLENKIISPSDACSSIIQFFTYAEGMSDIPSSSIPAKDLLSIQNAVKKDLAPLPRSDSILPKSPFYNGGCSFAKKDLLPHNLHQNDINAPLISNKVIEDEWSVKLPKKDGFDSLESVVRVKDAEARMFQDKADEARKEAEAYKRMVRTKNEKLEEEYAEKLATLCLQETEERLRKRLENLKALEDSHCDYYKMKLRMQTDIAGLLERMESTKQQWV